The DNA segment GCTCCCGATCAGCTTGATGAGGACGAAGACAGTGTGGCGGGAATTTCCGCCCTGGACATCGCGGACTGGCGTTTGCGGACGTTTGCCTTGTACGACGACGTCCGGAAGATCGCTGGCGACGATCCCTTCCAGGCCCATGTCTATTGGCGCCAGGAACGGGACCGCATGTTCGGAACCCACCCGCGTCGGCATTGACTCCCGCCAGCAAGCAGGCTTTCTCGGGCCTCCGCACCGCGGACTATGATCCCCGGTTTCGCCGCTATGCGTCCCTGTCTCCGGAAGGCGCTGGCCAGGAGATGAACGTCCAGACCGGCACCGACGGCGTGGTGCCGTTTGTCCGTCTCGGCACCTTCGATCTCGACGAGCTTGGCTCGCTGGCCGTGTGGCGCCTCCGCAGCTACGGCGGCGGCATCTTCGTACCCTTCCGCGACGCGACGGCAGGCAAACCGGGAGGAAGCTACGGCGCCGGCCGGTACTTGTTGGACACCATCAAGGGTGCCTTCCACGGCCTTCGCGGATCTAGGCAACAGGAGTTCATCCTCGACTTCAACTTCGCCTACAACCCGTCGTGCGCGTATAACGAGGCCTGGGCCTGCCCTTTGGCCGGTCCGGCGAATCGACTGGCCGCAGGCGTCCCGGTAGGTGAGCTCTACCTGCCCGCCTAACCGAGGACGTAGGATGTCTTCATGACATCTTCACGTTCATGCCGGATCGCCCGCGTCCGCCCACTCTTCCCCGCTACGCCGAACGAACAATTCTTCGTAGCCAACGACGCCGTCGACTTCGCTTCCGAGGCTGGCAGAAACTGGACCGTGGTGGACAGTCCCTTCCCGGGCTCGCCGGCAAATGGCAGCAGCGCCGAGCGACCGGTTGGCACACTGGCGCCGAAGTCCCGGAGGATTCCTTCACATTCCTGGCCCCGTCCGTTCCCGCCAACGTCTTCGGCATGGCGCACAACACCGGTCAACCAGGCCGGGACCTGCCTGCGCAGGCATTCCACAAGGCAGCCACCAGTGTCATCGGACCGGGCGACGCCATCGAGCTCGCTTCCGACGTCGGCTACGTGGACCCCGAAGCGGAACTGACCGTCGTCGTCGGGCGCAAAGTCCGGGGGCTGACGCTTGACAACGCGCGCACCGCCATCCTTGGCTTCACGATCGGCAACGATGTCTCCGCGCGCGATCTGCAGCGGTCCGACGAACTCTGATCAGCGCGAAAAGCCAAGACACGTTTACTCCTGCTGGACCGTGGATCGTCACGGACCTCGACGACAGCGAGCTATCGATCAGCATCGTGCACAACGGCAGGGAATTACGGGCGGCCAGTTCTGCCGATCTCGGCTGGAAAGTGGACGAAATCCTTGTGTACCTCACCTCATTCATGACCTTGCACCCCGGCGACCTGATCCTCACAGGCTTCCCCGCGGAGTGCGCCCGGATCGAACCCGGAGACGTTGTGACGTGCCGCATTGAGGGCATCGGAGAGCTCAGCAACCCGTAAAGACAGCATCTTGGGAGTAGATCTCCAGCTTGATGTGAAATGGTTGAGCCATGGATTCTTCTGCCGCACCCAGAACCGAGCCGCGGCAGGAATCCCTCACCAGCCCGCCCGCCCGAAAGGGTCGCAAAGGCCTTCTGCGCTATCCGGTGGTCCGTCAGCTCATCCGTTTCACCGGCGTCGGACTCGTCTGCACCGCGACGTCACTGGCGCTGTACGCGCTGTTCCGGCCGTGGATGGGACCCCAGTTGGCCAACGCATCTGCACTAATCATCACTTCGCTCATGAACACGGCCCTGAACCGACGGTTGACCTTCAAGATCACCGGCAACTGGAAGAGAAACCCGTGACCATGTGAACGGGCTGATCGTGATCGCCGTCGCCCTGGTCATCACCGGCGGGAGCCTGGGCGTCCTGCACGCGTTGCGGCCCGAAGCCACCCTGAGCGAGGATCTCTGGACCACCACGCTGTCCGGATTCGTCGCGACGGGGGTGCGCTTCACCTTGCTGCGGCACTGGATCTTCCGCCGAGCCCGCCATGTCTGACCCGCTCCGTCCGTCCCACCCAAGTAGCTCGCAGTTGTTGTCGTTTTGAGGGCTCATAACGACAACAACTGCGAGCTAGTTGGGCCGGGCCGGAGTCAGCGGCGACCGAGGCCCTGGACGCTCCCGACGGCGGCGGCCACGGCTTCCGCGGCGCGCTCCAGTTCCGCTGGGGTCACCGTGGAATTGAAGCTGAAACGCACAGCAGTCTGGGCCACCTCGGGCTCGATTCCCAAAGCAAGCAGAACCGGCGACGGGGCATCGGATCCCGCGGCGCACGCCGATCCGCTCGAACAGACCACACCAAGCCGCTCAAGCTCCAGCAAAACGGACTCGCCACTTGTACCCGGGAAACAAAAGGACGCTATCGAAGGCAAGCGCTGCGAGGGATCGCCGGTTAGTACGGCACCGGGCACACTTTCAAGGACAGTACGAATGAAGGTATCCCGCAGCGCCGAGACACTCCCTGCGAGTTGGGCCTGTTCGGCATGCGCAAGCGTCAAGGCCGTCGCCAGCGCAACTGCACCCGCCACGTTTTCCGTTCCCGAACGCCTGCCCCGCTCCTGGCCGCCGCCGTGGACCAACGGCTCGAGCCGCAGCCTTCCCTTGGCATAGAGCACGCCGCTGCCCTTGGGCGCGCCGAGCTTATGACCCGAAATGCTCAAGGCGTCCACTCCCAGTTCCTTGACACCGATGGGCAGCCAGCCAGCAGCCTGGACGGCGTCCGTGTGGAACGACACGCCCTGTTCCGCGGCCACCTCCGCAAGCTGCCTTACCGGCTGGACCGTCCCGATCTCGTTGTTGGCATACAAAACGCTGACCAGTGCCGTCGCCGGACCCAGTGCAGCCCGAAGCGCCTCGGGCGTCACCACGCCACGCCGGTCCACAGGGACCACGTCCACCTCGAACCCATGGACGCGTTGCAGATAGAGCGCCGATTCCGCGACGGCGGGATGCTCGATGGCGCTGACAACAACGCGATTCAGAGCAGGATCCGCCGCACGTCTGGCGAGGGCGATTCCTTTCACCGCCAGATTGTCGGCCTCGGTACCGCCAGAGGTGAAAGTGATCTCCCCCGGCCGGCAGCCCAATGCCTTCGCTACCGCAGCGCGGGCCCCGGACAACGCGTTCGCAGCCGCTTCGCCGAGGCTGTGGTGGCTTGAGGGATTGCCGAACTCCCCCGTCAGAAACGGCCACATCGCTTCGAGGACTTCCCTGCGGACGGGTGTCGTCGCCGCGGCGTCGAGGAAGATCACGGCATCAGCCGAGACCCGAGGAGGGTGTGACGTCCAGCGTCACATCCAGGCCCAGATCCAGCGCGATAACACTGTGTGTGAGTCCGCCGATGGAAATGACATCAACTCCTGCAGCGGCGATCTCCGCCACCGTTTTGATATTGACGTTGCCACTCGCTTCGACGACGGCGCGCCCAGCCACTTGCTTCACGCCGGCACGGAGTTCCTCGAGGGAGAAATTGTCCAGCATGATGGTGTCTACCCCGGCCGCGAGCACCGGTTCGATCTGCTCGGCCCGGTCAACTTCCACCTCGAAATGCGTGGTGTGGCCCAGTTGGGCTTTGGCGGCCTTCAGCAGGGCCGTCAGCTTGGCCGAGTCCCCTCCGGTCATCACGGCCAAATGGTTGTCCTTGGCGAGAACCGCATCAGACAGGCTGTAGCGGTGGTTGGCTCCCCCGCCGCAACGTACGGCGTAGCGTTCAAGCACTCGCAGCCCCGGGGTAGTCTTCCGGTGTCGGTGATGCGGGCCTTTGTTCAAGCTATGGGCGGCTCGCATTCGTTTTTCATCCACACCGCGACCTCGGCCGACGCGGAGCGTGAGATCCGGGCCGGTAGCATCGTTGCCGTCGTGACCGTGCCGCGGGACTTCGATGCTGCGCTAAGTGCCGGAGCCCGGGTCGACATCCCGGTCGAGGTCAACAACCTCAACGTCGATTTCACCAACGACATCCGTCGGGCGGTCCCACTGTCGATAACGTCCTTCTACGCCGATGCGTTCCCCGAACAAGTCGTCGTGAAATGCGGTCGAGGCCGACGTCCAGGCCCAGGACACCGGCTACATTCCCTACCTCGCCGTGAGCATCGTCGTGGCTGGTTTGATGCTCGCATCAATCCTGCAGGCAGCGTCAATGCCGCGAGGGACTACGAGCTGGGAACCATTAAGGAGCTGGCACTGGCGCCGGTGAGCCGTCTTGCGATCGGGCTGGGCAAAATGCTCGGCTCGGCAGCCCTCACGGCCGCGTCGGCAGTCCTGGTGCTTGGAGTCGTGATTTTGCTGATCGGCGTGTGGCCGCTCCATCCATTGGAGGTGCTCGGATTCGGGCTGCTGATGATCGCAGCCTTCCTTGCCCTCGGCGTCCTCGCCGGAACGGTCGTTCGTCGACGCCAGCAAGCAATCCCGCTCTCCATTGCCTGCATCCTGCCGCTCTTCTTTTTGAGCGGGCCGTTCGGACCGGCGAACTGGCTGGGCGCCATTCCCGGCGCCATCGCCGCCGCATCGCCGCTCACCTATGCGATTGCCGCCTTCCAACATGCCTTCCACGGTTACCAGACCGCCACCCAGAACCTGGCCGTCGACACGATCGTGTTGGCCGGGTTCACGCTGGGAACGATCGCTCTCACGGCATTTGTGTTCGGGCGCCGGGGGTTCGCCCACTGATGGGAGGGCTCCGGGCGATGCTTGCCATCGCGGCGAAAGACATATTGACGTGGTCACGGACACCGTCGGCGATCGCGGTCAGCCTACTGCCGCCGATCGCCTTCTTGCTGATCATCTTCATCGTCGCCGGGGCAACCGGCCGCAACCCGGTGGCTGTGGTAGCCGAAGACAACGGGCCGCAGGCTCAGCGCCTTGTGTCAATCCTCGAAGACTCGGACGCGTTCCGCGTCCGGCCCGCGACCTCGGAGGAGCCTCGGGCCTGCTGGACACGCTCCAGG comes from the Arthrobacter methylotrophus genome and includes:
- a CDS encoding fumarylacetoacetate hydrolase family protein, with protein sequence MPDRPRPPTLPRYAERTILRSQRRRRLRFRGWQKLDRGGQSLPGLAGKWQQRRATGWHTGAEVPEDSFTFLAPSVPANVFGMAHNTGQPGRDLPAQAFHKAATSVIGPGDAIELASDVGYVDPEAELTVVVGRKVRGLTLDNARTAILGFTIGNDVSARDLQRSDEL
- a CDS encoding fumarylacetoacetate hydrolase family protein; this translates as MVTDLDDSELSISIVHNGRELRAASSADLGWKVDEILVYLTSFMTLHPGDLILTGFPAECARIEPGDVVTCRIEGIGELSNP
- a CDS encoding GtrA family protein, with amino-acid sequence MDSSAAPRTEPRQESLTSPPARKGRKGLLRYPVVRQLIRFTGVGLVCTATSLALYALFRPWMGPQLANASALIITSLMNTALNRRLTFKITGNWKRNP
- a CDS encoding cysteine desulfurase family protein, which produces MIFLDAAATTPVRREVLEAMWPFLTGEFGNPSSHHSLGEAAANALSGARAAVAKALGCRPGEITFTSGGTEADNLAVKGIALARRAADPALNRVVVSAIEHPAVAESALYLQRVHGFEVDVVPVDRRGVVTPEALRAALGPATALVSVLYANNEIGTVQPVRQLAEVAAEQGVSFHTDAVQAAGWLPIGVKELGVDALSISGHKLGAPKGSGVLYAKGRLRLEPLVHGGGQERGRRSGTENVAGAVALATALTLAHAEQAQLAGSVSALRDTFIRTVLESVPGAVLTGDPSQRLPSIASFCFPGTSGESVLLELERLGVVCSSGSACAAGSDAPSPVLLALGIEPEVAQTAVRFSFNSTVTPAELERAAEAVAAAVGSVQGLGRR
- a CDS encoding ABC transporter permease; the protein is MGGSHSFFIHTATSADAEREIRAGSIVAVVTVPRDFDAALSAGARVDIPVEVNNLNVDFTNDIRRAVPLSITSFYADAFPEQVVVKCGRGRRPGPGHRLHSLPRREHRRGWFDARINPAGSVNAARDYELGTIKELALAPVSRLAIGLGKMLGSAALTAASAVLVLGVVILLIGVWPLHPLEVLGFGLLMIAAFLALGVLAGTVVRRRQQAIPLSIACILPLFFLSGPFGPANWLGAIPGAIAAASPLTYAIAAFQHAFHGYQTATQNLAVDTIVLAGFTLGTIALTAFVFGRRGFAH